GTTCATTCATTTCACTTGTATCTTCTTTTTATTCATGCATGAATGTATCTTTTGTGTGTTGTAttttttttttagttttaaaGGTATGTGTTTTTCTTCTTTTTTAGGGGCATTCTGTTACTAGTTTCAAAATCTGGTGTATTTGTAGTGTTGTTTTCGTTCATTCATGTGTTTTCTGGGGTGTGTTGCGGGGGTTTCATGTGCTTCTGGGTCTGCGTGATGCACATCAGTGATGATGCTCATTTCTTCTCGTGCgtatatgtatgtataggttTGTAGAGtatattttgcttggttgattctgAGCAAATATTTTTGTTTGTTTAGGTTATTTTCGAAAGCGGAGCGCGGTGAGACGGTGAGGTCGGTGAAGTTACGTTATTCGAGTACGACGTCCGATGCCGCTCGTGAGTATGATAGGATTTAGAGTGGGGGTGAGCCGCTTTTTTCTGGGTTCGCAGGACGGTGAAGGCCGGTTTGTAGCGGGTAGTGGTAGTGAACTCGGTGGTCGGGGTTCGGATGATTATACTTCTGAGAGATTATTGGATCACTAGCTTCTTCTTCACTACTGTCTGCATTATTTTCATCATcttcttcagaatcactatcaaggttgaaattttcaaaattcaaaacttcagcttcactttcatcaagacattccaaaccaggatacttgtcatcatcaaaagtcacatcagTACTCTCCATGATTTTTCTTTGCTCTAGTAAATAGACCCAGTAAGAAGTCCTCTCCAATAATAACCAAGaatagcttcaaatactttagagtcaaatttgcCTACATAATCATAGTTGTCTTTAACACAAAGCATTTGTTGTCAGTGACATGAAGATGTTTGACTGTAGGCTTCTTCTTAGACataattgagtaaggtgactttcCAATGCTTTTGTTCACCAAATAtcgattttgagtgtaacataTTGTGTTAACAGCTTCCTCCCAAAAGCTTGTTGCCAGTTTGGCATCCTGCAACATTGTTCTTACAACTTCAACCAAAGTTCTGTTATTtctttcaaccacaccattttgttgaggtgttcttaTAGATAAGAACTCTTGAGTGATGCCCTTGTCTTTACAGAAATCATTTGGATTTGAATTTCTAAACTCAGTtacattatcacttctcaatcttttcataTAATTGTCATCTTCAACctgtttttcaatcttctttATGTGCCCAATGATATCGTCCGGAGGTTCATCTTAAGAATACATAAATTCCATCCAAGTGTATCTTCAGTAGTCATTCATCATTACCAGTGCATATCTCTTCTTAGAAATGGACATGACATTTACATGAACAAACCAATCCATATGGATAAGTTGTAGAGGAGCATTGATAGAATTCACGGTTTtacttttgtgacttgatcttttcatcttttctttctaacaagcttcacagacttcatcttgGACAAATTCCAAGGTTGGAATGTCTttcaataattctcttttcacaagaGTGTTGATTACTTTGAAGTTTAATtgagagagctttttgtgccaAAGTATGCTTTGTTCACTTGTTGCCTTAGTGTAGAAGAAACACATTTTGTCCTTACTTGCTGAATTCATGTCGACAACATATAGGCTTTCTTTTCTTACTCCTTTGAGAACAATTTCATCAGTCTTTTTATTTGTAATGGGGCAATCTTCTTAATCAAATACAACTCTAAAACCTTTATCTATAAATTAactgacacttagaagatttacttcaaatCCTCTAACTAGTGTTATATCTTTAATGACAACATTACCACAAACTAAATTACCATATCCCATTGTAAATCTCTTGCTTTTGTCTCAAAAGGTCACCAAggggccaaccatctcctcaatCTAGGATAGTAGGGCTTTATCACCTATCATGTTCCTaaaacatccactatcaatgattgACCTATTCTTCTTGCCCTGTACACAATGAGTTTTAGGTGTTTTTAGctacccaaacagtgttgggCACATTCTTCTTCTTTGCAGAGTTAGCAGGAGTAGAACTTGAGCTTTCAAAAGAAATAATTTTCTTAGGTTTATTAGCATTTTTATTTTTGACCTCATATCCAAGATTGATTTCTTTTAGATCTTTTCCTAGTTTTTGACAGCTATTTATAACCTTCATGTTGCAGGGTATTCAATTAAACTTATCACAAAACGAATAAGAATCATCATTTTGTTCTTCACTATATTTGCATGCCCCATACTTTGGCTCACTACCAGTCTTTTTATAAAGATGAGTTAGGTaatttgttgagccacatttctgacaCTATTTTCCATgggcatctgcaacataagcataACTGTTACTTTTGTTGactccaattttcccattcctgtttttctttttctttaatGTGCTTTCATTATTTGCTTCAGTTTTAGGTGTCTTGATGACTCGACTAGTCTTATGTTTTTTCACTTTCAGTGTTGATAGTTGATTTGAAATTTTTCTTGCCTTTATCTTCACCTGTAATTTCTTGTTTAATGATAAGCTCTTCTTTACTGAAATTCACCTCACATATTTTGAACAAGGGTGCATTTACCTTTTGAAGCACAACATGAACTTCCTTGTTCACACTTTTTTTTCCTTTATcaatttgatttttcttttgaGATGAACCAGCCTCATAGTCCAACCCAATTTCTATATTAGCACAAGGTTTATTCTTTTCATAATATTGGCCAAATGATTCAGATAATTTTTAAATGACTTAAGTTTAAGTTCATTTTTATCAATTTTATCTCTCAATGCAGCCTCTATCTCCTCTACACATTTTATCTTCTTTTtaagatattcattttcttgtctAACTGATTCTAAGCTCACAAGCTGCAGCTCTAGTTCTTATTTCTCAATCTCCAGTTTCTCATTCACTTTTGATAATCTATTCATTTCCTCAGTGGTAGCCACCATGCTTGTGTAAATGTGAAACATTTTCATACTAATCTTTTCAACAGTTTTCTAATATTGTGAGGCATTCAAATTAATGGTGGTTATGATAGGTACCTCAGACTTTGATGCATATGAGTTTCCATATTCTTCATTGTCATatgtgtcatcccaactctttccctcaaTAATATAAACTTTTTCCTATTGCTTCTTCAAAAGTGCTTCATATTTAGCCTCAAGCTCCAAGTATTCCTTATCTTTATTCACCTTCTTTGGCTTTCTGCATTATGTGACAAAGTGACCAAATTCATCACAGTTATATCACCTAATTTTAgatctgtccacagatcctgACTTATAACCACCTTTTCCAGTTGTATTTGTCTGAGTTTTTCCCTTCCAGTTGTTGTTGTAGGATGTTTGACCTTTACCCTTGAAATACATGGGCTTTTTAACTCTTATATTTGAGAACTTCCTTTCTAGGTAGGCCAAAGACTGATCCATTTCATCTAAATCATCAAGAGTGTAATACTTATCCTCTTCcaactccagaatgacttgtttTTTTAGGTTCTTTGTTCTTCTACTCAACAGGTTGCACAACTTGAATCTAAGATTTAGTTTCATTTTCAATTATTTTCTGATCATTAGCTATCAAGGCACTTAACACATtcacaacatgtccttgactcAGTTTTAATGATTTTATCTACATCATCTCCAGTTAATAGGTTTTAAAAAAAACCATATAAAATCTCCAAAGTTATTCTCCCtagatctctcccttctcttattgCACAGATCTTTTATTCCAAAGGGTCAAGAAGAGTTAGTAAGAACCTCAGGTTCACCTCCTCAACCTCATACAACTtgtcatgtagctgcaagtcatttatcagtttgttgaatctttcaaaaatcTCAGTAATGCCTTCTTTATGTTTAGCCATGAAACTCTCATATTGTGATATCAAAATTCTTCTCTGATTTGACCTCACTTCCTCGGTACCTTCACACAAGAtttctatcttctcccagattttcTTGGCGGattcacagttgataatgttgttgtacatgaCATTATCAAGATACTCAATTAGAATGAGTTGAAAGCCACTGTCAAGTGAGACTTTCTCCTTCTCTGGTTCAGTGTATGTAGATTGATCTTTTGGAATATAGTGGACATGAATAACTACATCACCTTCAGTTACTTCAGGTACCCTCACCATAAGAATGAAGGGTCCATGGTTGAGAATCTCAAGATATAGTGGATGAGCCATCCTGATGAagaacatcattttctttttctataGAGTGTAGTTTCCTTTGTCAAATACAGggatcttgatactgctaagttTTTGTGCACTCAaacttccaagatctaatctatttactttcacattttgctctgataccacttgttaggtatgaaattCACATAAAGGGGTTGAATATGtatttcttgattttttttaatattatgaATTCTTTCAAGAAAATCAGGTGTTAT
The sequence above is drawn from the Apium graveolens cultivar Ventura chromosome 2, ASM990537v1, whole genome shotgun sequence genome and encodes:
- the LOC141688727 gene encoding uncharacterized protein LOC141688727, yielding MAHPLYLEILNHGPFILMVRVPEVTEGDVVIHVHYIPKDQSTYTEPEKEKVSLDSGFQLILIEYLDNVMYNNIINCESAKKIWEKIEILCEGTEEVRSNQRRILISQYESFMAKHKEGITEIFERFNKLINDLQLHDKLYEVEEVNLRFLLTLLDPLE